One genomic region from Sphingobacteriales bacterium encodes:
- the rocD gene encoding ornithine--oxo-acid transaminase: MSSQQIIALEERYGAHNYHPLPVVLAKGKGVHVWDVEGKQYLDFLSSYSAVNQGHCHPKIVKAMQEQAAVLTLTSRAFHSNLLGVYMEYITQLLGYDKVLPMNTGVEGGETAFKLARRWGYDVKGVEKDKAVIIVAEDNFWGRTMAAISSSTDPSSYGGFGPYLPGIFKVPYNDTDALEAAFQDKNVAAFMVEPIQGEAGVVVPDEGYLIKVRALCTQYNVLFIADEVQTGIARTGKMMACDHENVKPDILILGKALSGGTMPVSAVLANDAVMLCIKPGEHGSTFGGNPLACAVAMASLQVIIDENLADNAQYMGEIFRRELRNLNLPVIERVRGKGLLNAIVINTGNSEEHTWNNPGELAWNICLRMRDNGLLAKPTHGNIIRFAPPLIITEAQVKEAVEIIGASIQEVLNK, translated from the coding sequence TTGTCATCACAACAAATCATTGCACTGGAAGAAAGATACGGAGCGCATAATTATCATCCTCTGCCGGTGGTACTGGCAAAAGGAAAAGGCGTGCACGTTTGGGATGTGGAAGGAAAGCAATACCTGGACTTTTTGTCCTCTTATTCTGCCGTTAATCAGGGGCACTGTCACCCTAAGATTGTCAAAGCGATGCAGGAACAGGCAGCGGTGCTGACGCTTACTTCCCGTGCCTTTCACAGCAATCTCCTGGGGGTGTATATGGAGTACATCACACAGCTGTTAGGTTATGATAAGGTATTGCCGATGAATACAGGAGTGGAAGGCGGTGAAACGGCTTTCAAGCTGGCACGTCGCTGGGGATACGATGTCAAGGGCGTTGAAAAAGATAAAGCCGTCATTATAGTAGCAGAGGATAATTTCTGGGGAAGGACGATGGCTGCAATTTCCTCGTCTACCGATCCCTCTTCTTATGGCGGTTTTGGGCCTTATTTGCCGGGCATTTTCAAAGTTCCCTATAATGATACGGATGCATTAGAGGCTGCCTTTCAGGATAAGAATGTGGCGGCATTCATGGTGGAACCGATACAGGGAGAAGCCGGGGTAGTGGTACCGGATGAAGGTTATCTGATCAAAGTGCGTGCCTTATGCACCCAATATAATGTACTGTTTATCGCCGATGAAGTGCAGACGGGCATTGCACGTACCGGAAAAATGATGGCCTGTGACCATGAAAATGTGAAACCGGATATCTTGATTTTGGGCAAGGCATTAAGCGGCGGCACCATGCCGGTCAGTGCGGTACTCGCGAATGACGCAGTCATGCTGTGCATTAAACCGGGTGAGCACGGTTCTACGTTCGGCGGCAATCCGCTGGCGTGCGCCGTGGCTATGGCGAGTTTGCAGGTCATTATAGACGAGAATCTCGCCGACAATGCCCAATATATGGGTGAAATATTCCGCAGAGAACTGAGAAACCTGAACCTGCCTGTCATTGAACGGGTGCGCGGGAAAGGATTGCTGAATGCTATTGTGATTAATACCGGAAACAGCGAAGAACATACCTGGAATAACCCCGGAGAACTGGCCTGGAATATCTGCCTCAGGATGCGGGATAACGGATTACTGGCAAAGCCAACGCACGGCAACATCATCCGTTTCGCACCTCCGCTGATTATTACCGAAGCACAGGTGAAAGAAGCGGTGGAGATTATCGGTGCCTCCATACAAGAGGTGTTGAATAAATAG
- a CDS encoding M61 family metallopeptidase, with protein MNIRYTLSFPAPHTHYLHVEMHISEMEASELTLKMAVWTPGSYLIREFQKNIDFVEAEIRNHPPRRVEKTDKNTWKIDTLNSKEITLRYQTYCFEYSVRTNFVDDSHALINGAPTFLYLEGYEDTAAEIHIMPFHEWKHISTALPSKDDNKWIRVAANLDELLDSPIEIGNHISYFFEAALVTHELAIYGNSNCDIEKLIADLKRIVEEETRIFGSHPCKNYVFIIHHTDGSYGGLEHAHSSVNHINRWDYNKENYQRAISLLAHEYFHLWNVKRIRPAALIPFNYEYENYSTLLWFFEGVTSYYDDYVCYRAGVTAQDDFFDIVAKNINDVLNTPGIETQTLAEASFDTWLKYYRRNENSRNSQISYYTKGAIIAQVFDIIIIEATRGTKSLDDVMRRLYENYTAYPSDGITEDSLTEVFKSVSGIDFKPFFDKYIHTVQTPDLEFYFNKIGLRLINTTDSNQVFLGLSTHWKEGKLLVTQLNKNYGAAQSGLNAEDEIIAIDGFRVFKDFKQIYAHKKPKDVIEMLISRKGELKLIAVSLSSDNRKLYKLEEQENILPQQAVLLNKWLSK; from the coding sequence ATGAATATCCGATACACACTTTCCTTTCCAGCACCTCATACACACTACCTGCATGTAGAAATGCATATCAGTGAAATGGAAGCAAGTGAATTAACCCTAAAGATGGCAGTGTGGACACCCGGAAGCTACCTGATCAGGGAGTTCCAGAAAAATATTGACTTCGTTGAAGCAGAAATCAGAAACCATCCCCCAAGGCGTGTAGAAAAGACAGACAAGAATACCTGGAAAATCGATACCCTGAACTCAAAAGAAATTACCCTGAGATATCAGACGTATTGTTTTGAATATTCCGTCCGGACGAATTTTGTGGATGACAGTCATGCGCTGATAAACGGTGCGCCAACTTTCCTTTATCTTGAGGGTTATGAGGACACAGCAGCTGAAATCCACATTATGCCATTCCATGAGTGGAAACATATCTCCACCGCACTACCATCAAAAGACGATAATAAATGGATTCGGGTTGCAGCCAATCTGGATGAGCTGCTGGACTCACCGATTGAGATAGGTAATCATATATCCTATTTCTTTGAAGCGGCATTAGTGACCCATGAGTTGGCAATTTATGGAAACAGCAACTGCGATATTGAAAAACTGATAGCTGATTTAAAACGTATTGTGGAAGAGGAAACAAGAATATTCGGTTCCCACCCCTGCAAAAATTACGTTTTTATCATTCACCATACAGACGGCAGTTATGGCGGTTTGGAGCATGCCCATTCTTCCGTCAATCACATCAACCGATGGGATTACAACAAGGAAAATTATCAGCGGGCAATCAGCCTGCTGGCACACGAATACTTCCACTTATGGAATGTAAAACGCATTCGTCCTGCTGCACTGATTCCGTTTAATTATGAATATGAAAATTATTCGACGCTCTTATGGTTTTTCGAGGGAGTTACCAGTTATTATGATGATTATGTATGTTACCGTGCCGGCGTAACCGCACAGGATGATTTTTTTGATATCGTCGCTAAAAACATCAACGATGTTTTAAATACCCCGGGCATAGAAACTCAGACACTGGCTGAAGCAAGTTTTGACACCTGGTTGAAATATTACAGGCGGAATGAAAACTCCAGAAACTCTCAGATAAGCTATTACACCAAAGGTGCCATTATTGCCCAGGTATTTGACATTATCATCATAGAAGCCACTCGTGGAACCAAGAGTCTGGATGATGTAATGAGACGATTGTATGAAAATTACACCGCTTATCCGTCAGATGGAATTACGGAAGATAGCCTGACAGAGGTTTTCAAATCCGTATCAGGAATAGATTTCAAACCTTTCTTTGACAAATACATACACACTGTCCAAACGCCTGATCTTGAATTTTACTTCAATAAGATAGGGTTACGCCTGATCAATACGACTGACAGCAACCAGGTATTTCTCGGCTTGTCCACTCATTGGAAAGAAGGCAAACTATTGGTTACACAACTCAACAAAAATTACGGGGCAGCTCAATCCGGATTAAATGCAGAGGATGAAATCATCGCGATAGACGGGTTCAGGGTATTTAAGGATTTTAAACAGATCTATGCCCACAAAAAGCCAAAAGATGTTATAGAAATGCTAATTTCGAGAAAGGGTGAACTAAAATTAATCGCAGTTTCGTTATCTTCAGATAACAGAAAGTTGTACAAACTGGAAGAACAAGAAAACATTTTACCGCAACAGGCTGTTTTACTGAATAAATGGCTTAGTAAATAA
- the trpC gene encoding indole-3-glycerol phosphate synthase TrpC: MTILDKIVAHKRSEVADAKVAVSLKQLEQQGFFTRKTVSLKDRLLDKDSSGIIAEFKRKSPSKGVINDSAAPDEVVRGYEQAGAAGSSVLTDTFFFGGCPKDLMAAREVVNIPLLRKDFMIDEYQFVEARSWGADLVLLIASILTPAEVKQYTELAKSLDLEVLLELHDERELNHVNHLVDMVGINNRNLKTFEVDIEQSIRMAEKLGNDFVKVAESGISKPQDVVMFRQNGFQGFLIGETFMKTTSPEKACSGFIDELRVFQK, encoded by the coding sequence ATGACCATTTTAGATAAAATAGTTGCACATAAACGTAGTGAGGTGGCCGATGCGAAAGTTGCAGTATCGCTAAAGCAATTGGAGCAGCAGGGTTTCTTCACCAGAAAGACGGTTTCATTAAAAGACAGACTGCTGGACAAGGACTCCAGCGGCATAATTGCAGAGTTTAAACGGAAGTCTCCAAGTAAAGGAGTGATAAATGATTCCGCAGCTCCGGACGAAGTGGTGAGAGGTTATGAACAAGCAGGTGCGGCCGGCAGTTCGGTCTTGACAGATACCTTTTTTTTTGGTGGTTGTCCGAAAGACCTGATGGCAGCCCGCGAAGTGGTTAATATTCCATTGCTGCGCAAAGATTTTATGATAGACGAATACCAGTTTGTCGAGGCAAGAAGCTGGGGTGCGGATTTGGTGCTGTTGATTGCATCGATTCTCACTCCTGCCGAAGTAAAACAATATACGGAGCTGGCAAAAAGCCTGGATTTGGAAGTGTTGCTGGAACTGCATGATGAACGTGAGCTGAATCACGTGAATCATCTTGTGGATATGGTGGGTATCAATAACCGGAATCTGAAAACCTTTGAGGTTGACATTGAACAATCTATCCGTATGGCGGAAAAACTGGGGAATGATTTTGTGAAAGTGGCGGAAAGCGGTATCTCAAAACCCCAGGATGTGGTGATGTTTCGTCAAAACGGATTTCAGGGTTTTCTTATAGGGGAAACATTTATGAAAACAACCTCTCCGGAAAAAGCATGTTCGGGTTTTATAGATGAATTAAGAGTATTTCAGAAATAA
- the trpD gene encoding anthranilate phosphoribosyltransferase, whose product MKKLMQYLFAGNMLSKSEAAIALKDIASGNQNDAQVAAFLAVYNMRMPSTEELIGFRQAMLDLATPLDFGKQKLLDIVGTGGDGKDTFNISTLASIVCAGAGLKVAKHGNYGVSSVSGSSNILEYLGVKFAASQEELNEQLRHANITFLHAPLFHPAMKNVAPVRKQLQVKTIFNLLGPLVNPANPTTQIIGVYNEAVGKLYKNVLSATKVNFAVIHSLDGYDEISLTNDTSVYTKSMHYLMAPQAFGFSKIHPLYIHGGDTMESNAAVFMNVLEGKATQEQTNVVLANAGLAISIFRKTDILHGVAEAKESLDSGMALNTFKQLKSFSNG is encoded by the coding sequence ATGAAAAAGTTGATGCAGTATTTATTTGCAGGCAATATGCTCTCCAAATCCGAGGCGGCAATTGCGTTAAAGGATATTGCTTCCGGCAACCAGAATGATGCCCAGGTGGCTGCTTTTCTGGCGGTATACAATATGCGTATGCCGTCTACCGAAGAGTTGATTGGTTTTCGGCAGGCCATGCTGGATTTAGCGACACCCTTAGATTTCGGGAAACAGAAACTGCTGGATATTGTCGGTACGGGAGGAGATGGAAAGGATACGTTTAATATTTCCACGTTGGCATCTATCGTGTGTGCCGGGGCCGGTCTTAAAGTGGCCAAGCACGGCAATTATGGCGTTTCTTCCGTTTCCGGTTCATCCAATATTTTAGAATACCTGGGAGTAAAGTTTGCCGCCAGTCAGGAAGAGCTGAATGAACAGCTGCGCCATGCAAATATCACCTTTCTGCATGCACCATTGTTTCATCCGGCAATGAAAAATGTTGCTCCTGTACGGAAGCAATTGCAGGTCAAAACCATTTTTAATCTACTGGGACCTTTAGTGAATCCCGCCAACCCGACCACACAGATCATTGGCGTTTATAATGAAGCGGTAGGGAAGTTGTACAAAAATGTGTTGTCTGCAACGAAAGTAAATTTCGCAGTCATACATTCACTGGACGGTTACGATGAGATTTCACTGACAAATGATACCAGTGTCTATACCAAAAGCATGCATTATCTGATGGCACCGCAGGCATTCGGTTTTTCAAAGATACATCCGCTTTATATTCATGGCGGAGATACCATGGAGTCCAATGCTGCTGTTTTTATGAATGTGCTGGAAGGAAAGGCAACACAGGAACAGACGAATGTGGTACTGGCAAATGCCGGCCTGGCAATTTCCATCTTCAGAAAAACGGATATCCTGCATGGTGTGGCTGAGGCAAAGGAAAGCCTGGATAGCGGAATGGCATTGAATACATTCAAACAGTTAAAATCATTTTCAAACGGATAA
- a CDS encoding T9SS type A sorting domain-containing protein has product MRSKSIICLLLCLSHYCSFGQYGSLFDLNTFAMFCNNTPIDFDISSSISGDESKITLGQTHYNPWEISNHHKFGDQVTAVFLGILLRINPEHSERIFMSKMNRSNDIIRNESYTIRHIVSHGTDTLFTIYLHFENPAFSFDQTVYYNIIYPDGTTDVPMPGIRLADNTGNKPQEATRIIRNNQTDYKLVFGTYDLQNDITDNVLFSLSEVQPGSKYTITPDPSDTLNPNIINMWTYNPGFLKPVGFNDNEEDERVPVFHLGIPDNMDVIVFQEFFERDLNIRLMDSLRHRYRFQSTNRHNEPNTPVVGKDGGVRVVSKFPILEERDISFLENGCTNPDFISGSANKGVKYVKINKLGQIIHVFGTHTGVQPCDFYVMSSFIKTFSLPKEDVIIFAGDFNVTLDQFTDDTYNVYQDVIDTLQAIEATYQTLTWDSPYRGTYWGYNHWDSEGSENNRNFIDYILTSKNGKIPLKNNNYTQVARINSTDRKFWGVFDLGDHNPVYGRIELPYLTVHTSDTVVCTGNSVLLTASTNIPNPVFNWYKSDALIYSTPDSTFVTSNAADPITHYICKVQYSYMPDTNINKIPVFDSIQKKYIFRGSFESIIQDSVMVRNCSVSAAPSTMTPIFRIFPNPASDYLTIEGALSENISILLYDNLGRLLFRQNKLTNNVLNVSGMASGTYQLIITKKDTVVFQDKINIKRMR; this is encoded by the coding sequence ATGCGCTCAAAAAGTATTATCTGTCTGCTCTTATGCCTGAGCCATTACTGTTCTTTTGGTCAGTACGGCAGCTTATTTGACCTGAATACATTTGCCATGTTCTGCAACAATACTCCGATAGATTTCGATATTTCTTCCAGCATATCAGGGGATGAGTCGAAAATTACACTGGGTCAGACACATTACAACCCCTGGGAAATATCGAATCACCACAAATTCGGCGATCAGGTAACTGCCGTCTTTTTAGGAATTCTTTTGAGAATTAATCCGGAACATTCCGAGCGCATTTTCATGTCAAAAATGAACAGGAGCAATGATATCATTAGAAATGAATCCTATACTATCCGACATATTGTTAGTCATGGAACCGATACATTGTTTACCATTTATCTGCATTTTGAAAATCCCGCATTTTCATTTGACCAGACCGTTTATTACAATATAATCTATCCGGATGGAACAACTGATGTTCCCATGCCGGGAATAAGATTGGCTGACAATACGGGGAATAAGCCACAAGAAGCTACAAGAATCATCAGAAATAACCAAACAGACTATAAACTTGTTTTTGGCACTTATGATTTACAGAATGACATAACCGATAATGTTCTATTTTCACTCAGTGAGGTACAGCCCGGCAGCAAATACACTATCACACCGGATCCTTCAGATACGCTGAATCCAAACATTATCAATATGTGGACATATAACCCCGGATTTCTGAAACCCGTGGGATTTAATGACAACGAAGAAGATGAGAGGGTGCCGGTCTTTCATCTCGGAATCCCCGACAATATGGATGTCATCGTTTTTCAGGAATTTTTTGAACGGGACTTAAACATCAGGTTAATGGACAGTTTAAGACATCGCTACAGGTTCCAAAGCACTAACAGGCACAACGAACCCAATACCCCTGTCGTTGGTAAAGATGGAGGGGTAAGGGTAGTCAGCAAGTTCCCGATTTTAGAAGAAAGGGATATTTCATTTTTAGAAAACGGCTGTACCAATCCGGATTTCATTTCAGGCTCTGCCAACAAAGGCGTTAAATATGTTAAGATCAATAAGCTGGGACAGATCATTCATGTTTTTGGGACGCATACCGGCGTTCAGCCCTGTGATTTTTATGTCATGTCAAGCTTTATTAAAACCTTCTCACTCCCGAAAGAAGATGTCATAATATTTGCAGGGGATTTTAACGTAACCTTAGATCAGTTCACCGATGATACTTATAATGTATACCAGGATGTGATAGACACCTTACAGGCTATAGAAGCAACCTACCAGACATTAACATGGGATAGTCCCTACAGGGGGACTTACTGGGGCTATAACCATTGGGACTCGGAAGGCAGTGAAAACAACAGAAATTTCATCGATTATATTCTGACTTCTAAAAACGGAAAGATACCGTTGAAAAACAACAACTATACGCAAGTTGCCCGTATAAATTCAACTGACAGGAAGTTTTGGGGTGTTTTTGATTTAGGTGATCACAATCCTGTATATGGCAGGATTGAGTTGCCATACCTTACCGTTCATACATCAGATACGGTCGTATGTACCGGGAATTCGGTTCTGTTAACGGCAAGTACCAATATCCCGAACCCCGTTTTTAATTGGTATAAAAGTGATGCTCTTATTTACAGTACCCCTGATTCAACATTTGTGACAAGCAATGCTGCCGATCCGATCACGCATTATATCTGTAAAGTCCAATATTCGTATATGCCGGATACCAACATCAATAAGATACCTGTCTTTGATTCGATTCAAAAGAAATATATTTTCAGGGGTAGCTTTGAATCCATTATACAGGATTCCGTTATGGTCAGAAACTGTAGTGTCTCTGCCGCTCCATCCACGATGACTCCCATTTTTAGGATATTTCCAAACCCGGCATCAGACTATTTAACTATAGAGGGAGCATTATCCGAAAACATATCCATACTGCTTTACGACAATTTGGGAAGACTGCTATTCCGGCAGAATAAGCTTACCAATAATGTCTTAAACGTTTCTGGCATGGCGAGCGGAACTTACCAGTTGATTATCACCAAAAAAGATACCGTAGTCTTTCAGGATAAAATAAATATTAAAAGGATGCGGTAA
- a CDS encoding aminodeoxychorismate/anthranilate synthase component II, producing the protein MKNKKPQNLTNNNSPLGVGGNSSPLGVRGNILVLDNYDSFTYNLVHYAESFHVKCDVFRNDKITLEEVKRYEKIILSPGPGIPEEAGILLELIKEYASSKSILGVCLGHQAIGQVFGAELYNVGNVIHGKSRNTRVIKEDILFDGVDREFQSGRYHSWAIRNVSSPLMVTAVDDDDIVQAIQHETYNLRGVQFHPESVMTPQGMKMIENWLFKC; encoded by the coding sequence ATGAAAAATAAAAAACCACAAAATCTCACAAATAATAACTCCCCTTTAGGGGTAGGAGGTAATAGTTCCCCTTTAGGGGTTAGGGGTAACATACTAGTATTAGATAATTACGATTCATTCACCTACAATCTGGTGCATTATGCGGAGTCCTTTCATGTAAAATGCGATGTCTTCCGCAATGATAAAATTACGCTGGAAGAGGTGAAGCGGTATGAAAAAATAATTCTTTCACCGGGTCCGGGAATTCCTGAAGAAGCAGGGATATTATTAGAACTGATAAAAGAGTATGCCTCATCAAAATCTATTCTAGGCGTATGTCTGGGGCATCAGGCTATAGGCCAGGTTTTTGGAGCAGAATTGTATAATGTGGGAAATGTCATACATGGGAAATCCAGAAATACCAGAGTGATTAAAGAAGATATCTTATTTGACGGTGTTGACAGGGAATTTCAAAGCGGACGCTATCACTCCTGGGCGATTAGGAATGTTTCATCACCGTTAATGGTAACGGCGGTGGATGATGATGATATTGTACAGGCCATTCAGCATGAAACGTATAATCTGCGCGGTGTGCAGTTTCACCCGGAAAGTGTGATGACCCCGCAAGGTATGAAGATGATTGAAAACTGGTTGTTTAAATGCTGA
- a CDS encoding endonuclease domain-containing protein, whose amino-acid sequence MFYGASNLIFENAKELRNKQTETELILWNILKDYKLKGFKFRRQHPISNYIADFYCHKAKLIIEIDGEYHNTKEQIIRDKERTEYFAEIGLQEIRFPNQQILFEIENVLNEIDSIIGFNNEK is encoded by the coding sequence ATGTTTTACGGTGCATCAAATCTTATTTTTGAAAATGCAAAAGAGTTGCGGAATAAGCAAACAGAAACGGAATTAATATTATGGAACATTTTAAAAGATTATAAATTAAAAGGATTTAAATTTCGCCGGCAACATCCAATATCAAATTATATTGCTGATTTTTATTGCCATAAAGCCAAATTAATAATTGAAATTGACGGCGAATATCATAATACTAAAGAACAGATTATAAGAGATAAAGAAAGAACAGAATATTTTGCAGAAATTGGATTACAAGAAATAAGATTTCCAAACCAACAAATATTATTTGAAATAGAAAACGTTTTAAATGAAATTGACAGTATAATAGGATTTAATAATGAAAAATAA
- a CDS encoding anthranilate synthase component I family protein: MKIADNNSPLGGGGLGVRGYTFHTTHKKIISDMLTPVSIYLRLRAKFKNCILLESSDYHGDEHNFSYICFQPIAGFKVEDGNFIANYPDKTKTEINLKENKLTDLINNFIQQFSNSSTLQLPIITNGLFGYMTYDVVQYFEDIQLDKPKPEIPIAQYFCYQYIIAFNHFNHELFIIKNEVEGFENDKTTLDEIESIIKFKPLQLDDFSAENEKRSNLADAEYIEMVSNGKQSCYRGDVFQIVLSRQFQQKYRGDDFNVYRALRSVNPSPYCFYFDLENFRLMGSSPESQLIVKNNKVTIHPIAGTFRRTGDDAKDAALAQKLSDDPKENAEHIMLVDLARNDLSRGGKNTKVEVYREVQYYSHVIHLVSKVTAEIEDMADKIKIIGDTFPAGTLSGAPKYKAMQLIDKYETTSRGFYGGCIGHLNFNGDFNHAIMIRSFLSKDNTLTFQAGAGVVADSVPESELQEVENKLAALIKAIELANTL, from the coding sequence ATGAAAATAGCAGACAATAACTCCCCTTTAGGGGGCGGGGGTTTAGGGGTTAGGGGTTATACTTTCCATACAACCCATAAAAAAATAATTTCCGATATGCTCACGCCGGTAAGCATATACCTGCGCTTACGTGCAAAATTTAAAAACTGTATTTTATTGGAGAGTTCCGATTATCATGGCGACGAACACAATTTTTCCTATATCTGTTTTCAGCCAATAGCAGGTTTCAAAGTAGAAGATGGAAACTTCATCGCGAACTATCCTGATAAAACAAAAACAGAAATTAATCTAAAAGAAAACAAACTAACCGATTTAATAAATAATTTCATTCAACAATTCTCTAATTCTTCAACTCTGCAATTACCAATTATCACGAATGGACTTTTCGGTTACATGACATACGATGTAGTTCAATATTTTGAAGATATACAACTTGATAAACCAAAACCTGAAATTCCAATTGCGCAATATTTTTGTTATCAGTACATCATTGCCTTTAATCATTTTAACCACGAATTATTCATCATAAAAAATGAAGTGGAAGGATTTGAAAACGATAAGACAACCTTAGATGAAATTGAAAGTATCATAAAATTTAAACCATTACAACTCGATGATTTTTCTGCCGAAAATGAGAAAAGATCAAATTTAGCGGACGCAGAATATATAGAAATGGTGAGCAATGGCAAACAATCCTGTTATCGCGGCGATGTTTTTCAGATTGTATTATCACGACAATTCCAGCAAAAATATCGCGGCGATGATTTTAATGTCTATCGTGCGTTACGTTCTGTAAATCCATCACCATATTGTTTTTATTTCGATTTGGAAAACTTTCGCTTAATGGGTTCTTCGCCGGAATCGCAATTGATTGTTAAAAATAATAAAGTAACCATTCATCCGATTGCCGGCACGTTCAGAAGAACAGGCGACGATGCAAAAGATGCAGCACTCGCACAAAAACTATCAGACGACCCTAAAGAAAATGCGGAACATATCATGCTGGTAGATTTGGCACGTAATGATTTATCACGTGGAGGAAAAAATACTAAGGTAGAAGTCTATCGCGAAGTGCAGTATTATTCGCATGTCATTCATCTGGTTTCAAAAGTTACAGCTGAAATTGAAGATATGGCTGATAAAATAAAAATAATAGGCGATACTTTTCCGGCGGGAACTTTAAGCGGTGCGCCAAAATATAAAGCCATGCAGTTAATCGATAAATATGAAACTACAAGCCGTGGGTTTTATGGCGGCTGTATCGGTCATTTAAATTTTAACGGCGATTTTAATCATGCGATAATGATAAGAAGTTTTTTAAGTAAAGACAATACACTTACATTTCAGGCTGGAGCCGGCGTGGTTGCTGATTCAGTTCCGGAAAGTGAATTGCAGGAAGTAGAAAATAAATTAGCAGCATTAATTAAAGCAATAGAATTGGCAAATACACTTTAA